The stretch of DNA CGAGGCGGAGCTGGCGCGGACGGCCGCACGGTCCTGGTGGCGGCGGCAGCGCGGCGACGCCGACGCGCGCGCCCTGGCCAAGGGACAGCGCTTCCTGATCGGTCGCGGCTTCCCGCCCGGGACGGCCGCCGACGCCGTGCGGGCCACGGTCCCGGCCCGGCAAATCGACGAGGACGGGGAGGATCCGGCATGAAGATCCTGGTGACCGGAGCCGCGGGGATGCTCGGCCGCGCCATCCTCGACGAGTACGAGGACTCGGGCCACTGCGTCGGCGTCGACCTGCCGGACGGGGACCTCACCCTGCGGGACACGGCCCTGGAATTGATGATGCAGCATTCCCCGCATCACGTCGTCCACGCCGCGGCCTACACGGACGTCGACCGGGCCGAGAGCGACCCGGCACGCGCCCACGCCGTGAACGCCGAGGCCACCCGCCTGCTGGCCCGCTGCTGCACGTCCCTCAACATCCCATTCACCTACATCAGCACGGACTACGTCTTCGACGGCGAGGATCCCGCCGGGTACTTCGAGGACGCCGAGCGCCGGCCCCTGGGCGTCTACGGGCGCACCAAGGCCCTGGGCGAGGAGGAGGTCCAGACGGCCGGCGGCGACTGGCGGATCATCCGCACGAGCTGGCTCTTCGGCCCCGGGCCGAAGAACTTCGTGCTGACGATCCGCAGGCTGCTGGCGGAGCGGGAGACGCTGACGGTCGTCGACGACCAGACCGGCTGCCCCACCTACGCGCCGGACCTGGCGCGCGTCCTGCGCCTGATCCTGCTGGGCAGGGGCCGGGGCATCTTCCACGCCACCAACGCGGGCGCGACGACCTGGCACGCGTTCGCGCGCGAGGTCGCGCGACAGAGCGGCGCCGACCCCGAGCGGATCCTGCCCTGCGCCACCGCGGCGTACCCGACGCCGGCGCGGCGGCCCGCCTGCTCGATCCTGCGCAGCCGGAACCTGGAATCCATCGGGCTCGGTCCCCGCCCGTCTTGGCAGGAAGCCTTGGAGCGTTATATTGCGGGGCTCGTGCGGCACGAGTCACCCGAACCCGGAGTCCGGCCATGACCGAATCCGCAGAGCGGCGCGACGACACGACGGCGCGGATCTTCGCCGACACCCTGCGGGACCACCGCGACGCCGTCGCGCGCCTCGGTCCCGAGCACCTCGCCGCGATCGTCGCCCTGGCCGACGACGTCGCGCGGGCCTGGAGCGGGGGAGGCCGCCTGCTGGTCTGCGGGAACGGCGGCAGCGCCGCCGACGCCCAGCACATCGTGGCCGAACTCGTCGGCCGCTTCGAATGCGAGCGACGGGCCTGCGCCGCCCTGGCGCTGACGGTCAACACCTCCACCCTGACGGCCGTCGCCAACGACTACGGGTTCGACGAGATCTTCGCCCGCCAGGTCGACGGACTGGGACGGCCCGGCGACGTGCTGCTGGTGTTGTCGACCTCCGGGAATTCCCCCAACTGCGTCCGGGCCGCGGAGCGCGCGCGGGCCGGCGGTTTGCGGGTCCACGGCTTCCTCGGGCGCGACGGCGGCAGGCTGCGCGGGCTGGTCGACGGCGCCCTGGTCGCGCCGGCGGCGGACACGCCGCGCATCCAGGAAATCCACATCCTGATGGGCCACCTGCTCTGCGCCCTGCTGGAGCGGGGACTCGCGGACGCCGGGCCGGCGGGACCCCGCCCGTGAACGCCGGGATCGCGAAGGCGCTGCTCGTCAGCCTGCGCCCGCGCCAGTGGACCAAGAACCTGTTGCTGTTCGCGGGCCTGGTCTTCTCGCAGAGCGCCGCCGAGCTGCCGTCGATCGCGCGCGCCACCCTGGGCTGTCTGGTGTTCTGCCTGCTCTCGGGCGCCGTCTACCTGTTCAACGACTGCATCGACGCGCCCCAGGACCGCCGGCATCCCCTGAAACGGCACCGCCCGATCGCCGCCGGCCTGCTGCCGGCCGCCGTCGCGAAGCGTTGGGCCCTCGGCTTGGCGCTGACCGCCCTGGC from bacterium encodes:
- a CDS encoding D-sedoheptulose 7-phosphate isomerase: MTESAERRDDTTARIFADTLRDHRDAVARLGPEHLAAIVALADDVARAWSGGGRLLVCGNGGSAADAQHIVAELVGRFECERRACAALALTVNTSTLTAVANDYGFDEIFARQVDGLGRPGDVLLVLSTSGNSPNCVRAAERARAGGLRVHGFLGRDGGRLRGLVDGALVAPAADTPRIQEIHILMGHLLCALLERGLADAGPAGPRP
- a CDS encoding RecX family transcriptional regulator → EAELARTAARSWWRRQRGDADARALAKGQRFLIGRGFPPGTAADAVRATVPARQIDEDGEDPA
- the rfbD gene encoding dTDP-4-dehydrorhamnose reductase; translation: MKILVTGAAGMLGRAILDEYEDSGHCVGVDLPDGDLTLRDTALELMMQHSPHHVVHAAAYTDVDRAESDPARAHAVNAEATRLLARCCTSLNIPFTYISTDYVFDGEDPAGYFEDAERRPLGVYGRTKALGEEEVQTAGGDWRIIRTSWLFGPGPKNFVLTIRRLLAERETLTVVDDQTGCPTYAPDLARVLRLILLGRGRGIFHATNAGATTWHAFAREVARQSGADPERILPCATAAYPTPARRPACSILRSRNLESIGLGPRPSWQEALERYIAGLVRHESPEPGVRP